A segment of the Caretta caretta isolate rCarCar2 chromosome 13, rCarCar1.hap1, whole genome shotgun sequence genome:
GCCTGCCTGTTCCTGGCAACAGCCAGCTGGGTCACTGGCTTCCTGCATGCACTAATGCACACAGTCATGACCTCCCGGCTGTGCTTCTGTGGTCCCAGCCGTGTCCCCCACTTTTTCTGTGACATCAAGCCCCTGCTGACCTTGGCCTGTGGCAGCACCCACCTCAACCTGAGCCTTCTCAACATCATCACTGGGGGCATTGTAGTCATCCCCTTTACCCTCACCCTCCTCTCCTACCTTTACATCATCTCCTTCCTGCTCCTAAAGGTCCAGTCGTGGGAAAGCAGGAGAAAGGCCTTTTCCACATGCGCCTCCCACCTCACTGTGGTGTCTCTATTCTATGGGGCGGCCATCTTGACTTATgtgcccccctcctctggggaatCCCCTAAATGGGACATGATGATTGTTCTCCTCTACAGTGTGGTCACTCCTGTCCTGAACCCCGTGATCTACACCCTGAGGAACAAAGAggtgcagtctgccctgaggaaaAACCTGCACAGAAAACTTTTCCCAGACAGGATATGAATAAAGGGAATGTTTTGTCTCTTTCTCTGCTCTTCATGAGGACTGTGGGAGCTGGGAATATGGTCCAGGCATCACTGGGTGGTGAGTAATATAGGGAAGGGACCGCAGGGCCGTGGGCACTGGAGTGCATAGCGAAGGGACCATTTCATCTTTGTACATGAGACACTAGGGATTGTAGTGCAGGAACCATTGTGCACCAGCAATGTGAATATTGTGCATTGGTCAATACAATCCAGGGTCCATTGTCCATTGGATGCAGGGAATAGAGCATAGGGACTAATGGGGGG
Coding sequences within it:
- the LOC125622622 gene encoding olfactory receptor 12D1-like, with translation MENRTEVSEFILMGLTKLQGLEHFLFALFLLLYVASLLGNGAMVVMALMEPRLHTPMYFFLGNLSCLDICYSTVTVPKMLSGFLSGCQTISFAGCLAQLHFFHFLGSSEAVLLAIMAYDRYVAICNPLRYRLVMSSRACLFLATASWVTGFLHALMHTVMTSRLCFCGPSRVPHFFCDIKPLLTLACGSTHLNLSLLNIITGGIVVIPFTLTLLSYLYIISFLLLKVQSWESRRKAFSTCASHLTVVSLFYGAAILTYVPPSSGESPKWDMMIVLLYSVVTPVLNPVIYTLRNKEVQSALRKNLHRKLFPDRI